ACGCCGCGCTGCTGGAAGGCATCCCCGCGCGTCGGATGGCCACGCTGGCCTGGGCGATCGCCGGGGCCGTCGCGGCCTTCTCCGCCATGCTGGTCACGCCGACCACCGCGGGCCAGTCGATCGACACCCTCGGCCCGGACATCCTGCTCAAGGGCCTGGCCGGTGCAGTGATCGCCCGGATGTCCTCGATCCCGATCGCGGTGGTGGCCTCGCTGGGCGTCGGCGTGCTCGAGCAGCTGCTGCTCTCCAACCCGGACACGCGCAACGCCGTGCCGCTGGCGCTGGGTCTGGTGATCGTCGTCGCCCTGCTCCGCCAGCCCGCGCTGGGCCGCGCCGCCCGCGAGCGGGTCGGTTGGCAGCGGATCGTGATGACCCCGCTGCCGGTGGAGTACCGCCGGCTCTGGGCAGTCCGCTGGTTCCCCCGGGTCATGGGCACCACCCTGGTCGGGGGCGCGGTGGGCCTCGCCTACGTCGTCTCCAACTCCACGGCCTCGGCGATGACCAACGTGGTCGGCTTCGCGCTGGTCGGGCTCTCCGTCGGGCTGCTCACCGGGGTCTCCGGCCAGCTCTCGCTGGGCCAGTTCGCCTACGCCGGCATCGGCGCCGCCGTCTCGGTGCACGCGGTGGAGAACACCGGCAGCTTCGTCCTCGGCCTCGCAGCCGGCATCGCAGCCGCGGCGGCGGCCTCGGCGCTCGTCGGGATCCCGGCCATGCGGCTGCAGGGTCTGGCGCTCGCCGTCTCCACGCTGGCCCTGGCGCTGGCCACCACGAGCTGGCTGCTGCGCCTCGACAGCTTCCTGGGCTTCGGCGTCCAGCCGGCCAAGCCCACGGTCTTCGGCTACGCACTCACGATGGGTGTGGACTACTACCTCTTCGCCCTGCTGATGCTGGTCGTGGCCACCTGGCTGGTGGGCAACGTGCGGCACAGCGGCTTCGGCCGCACCCTGCAGGCGATCCGGGACAACGAGGACGCGGCGCGGGCCTTCACCGTCGGCGCGCGGATGCGCAAGATGCAGGTCTTCGCGGTCTCGGGTGCGGTGGCCGGGCTCGGCGGGGCCGTGATCGGGCACGGCCAGACGCAGCTGACGGTCAACTCGTTCCCGGCCTCGGCGAGCATCGACGTGGTGGCGATCGCGGTCGTGGGCGGCCTCGTGCTGACCGGTGGCCCGATCCTCGGTGCGATCATCCTGATCGGCATCCCCAGCATGTTCACCCTGGGCCTGGCCGGGAGCGCCGCGCTGTCGATCGGCTGGCTCCTGGTGGTCGTGCTGCTGCCCGACGGACTGGGCGGCCTGATCGCCCGGGCTCGCGACTGGTGGGCCGACGGTGTGGCCCGGCGCGCCGGCATCGACGTGCGCCACGCCAGGCACGGCTCGGACGACAAGCCGGTCTCGCCGCTCTCCTCCACGCTCCGGCTGGAGGGGTTGCGCCACGAGGGTCGTCACGAGCCCGAGCCCGACGGGCTCCCCGTGCTCTCGGTGGACGGCGTCTCCCGTCGCTTCGGCGGGGTGGTGGCGGTGGACGGCGTCAGCCTGGACGCCGTCCAGGGCGAGATCGTCGGCATCATCGGGCCCAACGGGGCCGGCAAGACCACGCTCTTCGAGATCATCGCCGGCTTCACCGCCCCCGACGGGGGCCAGGTCGGCTACGCCGGCCGCGACGTCACCGGGCGCACGCCCGAGCAGCGGGCCCGCCTCGGGCTGGTCAGGTCGTTCCAGGACGCGGCCCTCTTCGGCACGCTGACCGTGCAGGAGACCCTGATGCTCGCCCAGGAGCGGCTCGAGCCCTCCCGGCTCTGGACCGCGATGATGGGTGCCCGGGAGGCCGAGCAGCGCAAGGAGGAGAAGGCCGCCGAGCTCCTCGAGCGGATGGCTCTGACCCCCTTCGCCCGCCGGCAGATCTCCGAGCTGTCGACCGGCACGCGCCGGGTGGTGGAGCTGGCCAGCCTGCTCGCCCTGGAGCCCCGGGTGCTGTTGCTCGACGAGCCCTCGGCCGGCATCGCGCAGAGCGAGAGCGAGTCGCTCGGCGAGCTGCTGCACGGGATCCGCCGCGAGCTCGGCACCACGATGATCGTGATCGAGCACGACCTCCCGCTGCTCTCCCACCTCTGCGACCGGATGGTGGCGATGAACCTCGGTCGGGTCGTCGCGGTCGGCACCCCCGACGAGGTCCGCGAGCACCCCGAGGTGGTCCGGTCCTACCTCGGCACCGACGAGAGCGCGATCGCCCGTTCCGCCGTCCGCGCCGGCGGCCTCCCGTCGGTCGCGCAGACACCCCTCGACCCCCTGCCCGCAGCCCCGCAGTACCACCCCTGAGCCAAGGTCCGACCCGAGGAGAACCACCATGCGAAGCACCACCACACTCGCCAAGGTCCTGGCGACCACGATCGCGCTGTTCGTGGTCGCTCTCGTCGGGGCGCCGCCGGGCTTCGCGGCCGGTCCTTCGCTCGAGGTGAGCGCGAAGGACGGTCTCTCCGACGGTCAGGAGGTGACGCTCTCCGGCAAGGGCTTCGCTCCCGGCATGGGACAGATCGCGGCCGGCCAGTGCATCGAGGGCTACACCGGCCCCAGCCACTGCAACCTCCAGGGGGGTGCGACGTTCCGCAACGCCGACGGCGCCGGTTCGATCGGGACCTTCACGATCGTGGTCAAGGAGAAGTTCGGGTCCTACGACTGCACCAAGGTCCAGTGCGTGATCGCCGCGGCGCCGCTGCCCACCGCCGAGGACGCGGCGACGGTGGCGGCCAACCAGGTGGTCATCCCGATCACCTTCGGTTCGGGCAGTGCCGAGCCGGTCGCCGAGGACGGCGAGGACACCGGGGGCGAGGATGAGAGCGCGGACGGGAACGACGTGGCCGCGGGCGGCGACGACAGCCTGCCCAAGACCGGCGCCGGTGAGGCCGTGGCGTTCTCCGTGCTGGGGGCGGTCGTGCTGCTCCTGGCCGGGGCCGGACTCGGCCTCGGCGCTCGCCGCCTGGGCGGTGTCGCATGAGGGCGCGTCGGCTGTCGGTCGGCGCTGCCGCCGCCTCGCTGGTCGCCGTCACCCTGGGCCTCGGCACGCCTGCCTCGGCCGCGCCCGTGACCTCCTCCCAGACGGTCGCGTGCCAGACCGCGCACCTGGCGCCGACGCCGGAGGTGCCCTACTTCCCGACGTTCGACTGGGCGGCCTCGCTCACGGTGACCGCGCAGACCGACGGGACCAACACCCACCTCGAGATCCAGGCCAACGACCTGGCGAAGCCCGGGGGGGTCGGGATCGTGCCGATCGCACTCAAGGACGCCAAGACCGTCGCCAAGATCACCGCCACGGTCAACGGCACGCCGGTCACGCTGGAGGGTGCGGGCGGACCCGTCGACGTCCCTGCCAATGCGCCGGTGCCGGTGCCGAAGGTGTCGGCGACGATCCCGGGCGCGGCGACCCCGATCTCCGTGGTGGTCACGAACATCCAGATCGACGCGGCGGCTCTCGGCTACGTGCTGCCCACCTACTGCCCGATCGCGGGCACCGCGCTCAGCTGGGCGATCGGTGACATCGGGGTGGACGGCGCGGCAGGTCCGTTGCCGACCGCCACTCCGGTCCCGACGTTGACCGCATCCCCGTCGCCGACGCCGACGACGAAGCCGAAGCCCACCAAGAGCCCGAAGCCCACCAAGAAGCCCGGCCCGGGCAAGGACCCTGAGGACTCGAACAGCAAGGGGAGCCCGGCCACCGGGAAGGTGACCTACGCCTGCCTGCTGCAGCCGTTCGGCAGCGACTTCGACTACACCCCCGACGTCCGGCTGGCGGGTTCGCGGGCCAAGACGGGCGACCAGAAGGTCTCCCTCGCGGCGAGCATGAGCGAGATCCCGGGCCTGGCCCCGGTGCCGATCGAGAACGGCACCATGAACGTCACGATGAACGCCAAGATGGGCGGCACGGCCGTGGCGTTGAAGGGGAGGTCGACGGTCAACGCCGCGCCGTACGGCACCGTGCCCGTGCCGACGCTGACCGCCGAGATGAGCAGCTCGGCAGACGAGGCGGACGTCGAGGTGACCGGCTTCTCGTTCGCCTTCGGCGAGATGTCCGGCGTGGCGATCAGCGCCCAGTGCACGGTGAAGGGCGGCGGCGCCCTGGGTGCGGCCAGCTTCGGCGTCGGCGAGATGCCCGAGTCCGACCCGGGCACGGCGCCGGGCGGCGGTTCTCCGGGCGGTGGCACGCCGACCGGCGGCACTCCCAGCACCAGCACCCTGCCGCAGACCGGGTCGGGGGCGCCGCTGGCGATGCTCGGCCTGTGGTCCAGCGCGCTCGTGCTGGCGGGGGTGGCGCTCTTCCTCCACCTCCCGCGACGCCGTCAGGAAGCCTGACCGACGAGAAGACCACCGCGGCGGGTGCAGGCCCGCCCCGGTGGTCTTCTCGTCCGTGGGCCCGCGCGGGCCGGAAGGACGGCTCAGGCCGGCTGGGCCAGCGCCGGGTCGAACGACCGGACCGCCTCGAACCCGCTCGTGCGGAGCTTCTCCACCGAGATGGGCGCGGACGGCGAGGCGATCTCGTCGCGGTACTGCAGGGCAGGAAGACCCTGCTCGGCGGAGAGGCGGTCGAAGAGCTTGGCGTTGGTCGGGGGCACCTGCGCGTGGGTCAGGTTGAAGATGCCGCTGATGTCGTGGTGCACCGCGTGCACCACTGCCTCCGCCGCGTCGTCGACGTGCAGCCGGTAGAGCAGGGCGTCGCCCGAGAACGGCACGGACCCGCCGAGGTACTGGTGGGCCATCGCGACCTTCTCCGCGATCGGCGGGTCGCCGGGGCCGAAGATGTCGCCGCACCGGAAGATCGTCGCCCGGTCACCCGTGCTGGCGTAGACCTGCTCCATGGCGAGGAAGTTGCTGGGGCTGGGGTCGGCCGAGGTGGTCACGGGTGCGGACTCGTCGATCACCTCGAGGTGGTTGGCGGCGTCGCCGTAGACCGAGAGCGAGGAGAGTGCGACCAGACGGGTCTGGGGCCCGGCAGCCGCCACCACGTTCTCGGCGGTGCGGACCAGCACGTCGCGGTAGGTCTTCGCCCGGCCCTCCGGGGTCATGGAACCCTGGGCGGACGGCCCCGCGGTGACGACCACCACGTCCTGACCGGCCACGGCCTCGCGGACCGTCTCCTCCTCGGAGCCTCGCAGCACCACGGCGCGGGGGAAGCTCTCCCGGAGCGTCTCCACCTTCTCGGCGCTGGTGGCGGTGACCGTCACGTCGTGGCCGAGGTCGACCAGCTGCCGTGCGGCGGCTGAGCCGACGAAGCCTGCGCCGATGACAAGGACCTTCATGAGTTCTCCTTCATCTGGGTGAAGCCGGCGCGGACCGCGACCAGCTCGTCGACCCGCTCTGCCCCGAGGAACTTCTTGGACAGCTCGTTCATCGGGTCGAGGGTGTAGCCGAGGGTGCGGACCCGGTGGTCGCGCGCATGCAGCGCGGGTCGATCCTCCACCGGCGTCGCGACGGCGTCGCGGACCCATCCCAGCCAGGTGTCCACCCGGTCGGTCACCACGCGGCGCAGGGTCTCGACGACGTCGTCGGTCCGCTCGGCCACGTAGGAGTGGGCGATGGGGGAGAGGAAGGCCCGCATGTAGGTGCCGTGGCTGACCGACCAGGTGAACCGGTCGTCGCCGCGCAGCGCCAGGAACTTCTCGTTCTCCGGCTCGTAGTAGCGCGCGAGGTGGTCGGCGTCGACCATCAGGTCTCGCCGCGCCACGCACTCGGAGTAGAAGAACACCTGCGGGATGGTGCCGAAGACCAGGATCAGGTGGGGCACGTCGACCTGCGGCCCCAGCCAGACCTGAAGGTTCATGTCCAGGATCGAGCTCTTCCGATTGCCGATCCAGGAGTGGACGAGCCACTCCGCGGCCGCACCTTCGACGGACTGGTCGCCGGAGAAGGTGTGCATCGACCCCTCGTAGCTGCCGTCCTCGGTGGCCCAGTAGTCGAGGCCCTCGCTCGCCGGGTGCGGCTGCACCGGGAGCTCGGCGACGATGCGTTCCTTGGCCTCGCTGAGGATCTGCCAGAACTCTGCCCACAGCTCCGAGCTGTCGACGTCCGGGCTCTCCGCGAGGAACTCGTGGATGGTCTTGGTCTGCGCGCTGCTGCTCACGAACCCAGAGTATAGATATATGATCTATTCTGTCAGGAGGTGGAGCGATGATCGTGGTGGTGAGTCAGGCCCGCACCAAGCCGGGCGAGGAGCACGCGAGCGCATACGTCGCGCTCAGCGGCGAGTTCGGGAGGTTCTTCACCGGACAGCCCGGCTTCCGCGGACGGCGTCTGGTACGCGGCGTTGAGGACCCCCAGCACTTCACCCACCTGCGCTGGTTCGACTCCGTCGAGCACTACGAGGCGTGCACCCGGGCCGAGGGCTACGTCGAGCACACCGAGCTCATGTACGAGCACCTCGAGCCCTACGACTCCTACCCGCGCGAGTACCTCGAGGTCGTCCTCGACGAGGCCGATCCGCAGGTACGGGCATGACGGCGTTCGTCCTGGTGCACGGAGCGTTCCGCGGCGGCTGGGCGTGGCGCCAGGTCCGGCCGCACCTCGTCGCCGCCGGGCACGACGTGCACGCCCCCAGCCTGATCGGCGCCGGCGAGCACCACGAGCGGGTCCGGGAGGTCACCGGGCTCAAGACGTGGTCGGACCAGGTCAGCCGGCTGATCCTGCTGGAGGACCTGCGCGAGGTGGTCCTGGTCGGGCACAGCCAGGGCGGTCTCGTGACGTCGTCGGTGGCGGCCCGGATCCCGGACCGGATCGCCTGCGTGGTCCATCTCGACGCGGCCGTGCCCGCCGCCGGCGAGCGCGCCGTCGACCTGGGCCCGACGCCCTCCCGGCTTCCCGAGCGCGGCACCGCCGTCCGGGCGACCCCGGTCCCCAAAGACTCCGGGGAGTACGACGAGGAGACCGCCCGTTGGGTGGACGCGCGCCTGAGCGCCAGCCCGGTGGGTCCGGCGCTGGACGCGGTGCCCGCGGTGCCGGCCGAGGTCCGCGAGGTCTTCGCGTTCTGCGCGCGCACCCCCGCCGGCTACCCCTCGACCCACACCCGGGCACGGCTCGAGGCGCAGGGGCGCCCGTTCACCGTCCTGGACGCCGGCCACGACGCGCCCCTGAGCGCGCCCTCGCTCGTCGCCGCCCTGCTCCTGGCGCAGGTGCCCACCCAGCCCGACCCGCACGCGACCAGCAGGCCGCGCCCGACCATGAAAGGTCTCCGATGACCATCTCCGAGCACGGACCCGCCGCAGCCAGCCTGAAGCCCGGGTGGCAGGGCAGGTTCTTCGAGGACTTCGAGGTCGGCGACATCTACCAGCACCCGCTCGGCCGGACCCTCACCGAGCACGACAACATCTCCTTCTCGCTGCTCACGATGAACACCAACCAGATGCACTTCAACAGCGAGTACGCGAGGCGCTCGGAGTTCGAGAAGCCGCTGGTCGTCTCGACGCTGACGGTGGCCATCGCGGTGGGTCAGTCCGTCACCGACCTCACCCAGAACGCCTTCGCCAACCTCGGCTGGGACGACATCCGGATGACCCACCCGGTCTTCGCCGGGGACACCCTCTTCAGCGAGTCCGTGGTCCTGGAGAAGCGCGAGTCGGCCAAGCGCCCGCACGCCGGCATCGTCACGGTCAAGACCCGCACCCTGAACCAGCACGGTGACGAGGTGTGCTCGTTCAAGCGCATGTTCTACGTCTACAAGCAGGGCGCCGAGCAGCTCGAGGGGATCTTCCCCGAGGGCAAGCGCTCCCTGCTCGCCGGCACCGACCTCGCCGAGGACTGAGGGCCGGATGCGCATCACCTTCGCCCCGTGGGGCGAGACCCTGACGGAGCTGGCGGACGCGGCGCGCCGCGCGGAGGAGGCCGGCGCCGAGGTGATCTGGGTGCCCGAGCTGCACCGCAGCGCCAGCGTCACCGCCGCGGCGGTCGCCCAGGCGACCACGTCGGCCCAGGTCGGCACCGCCATCCAGCTGGCGTTCACCCGCAGCCCCATGGTGACCGCGCTGGAGGCGCTCGACCTCGACGAGCTCTCGGGCGGCCGGTTCATCCTCGGCCTCGGCACCGGCGTGCAGCGCCTCAACGAGGACTGGCACCACGCCCGCTGGGGCAAGCCCGTCCCGCACCTGCGCGAGGTGGTCCGCAACGTCCGGCGCTTCGTCGCCGGCGCCACCC
The window above is part of the Nocardioides campestrisoli genome. Proteins encoded here:
- a CDS encoding branched-chain amino acid ABC transporter permease/ATP-binding protein, which translates into the protein MSPVLELPHVMALTDLRFSLAGFDFGVDRLVLGLFAGLTYGLLAIGLVLVYRSSRFVNFAHGSIGVFGASVLGLLAADWGVPYWLSFVLAMAVAAGLAAGIEWLVVRRLTGRPTMIGMIATLGLSQFILIFALIINADGVSGFTFPRPPGLPQFELGSTTISTPYVAMVVLGPVLLVALAWFLREHRVGVAIRAAADDEDAALLEGIPARRMATLAWAIAGAVAAFSAMLVTPTTAGQSIDTLGPDILLKGLAGAVIARMSSIPIAVVASLGVGVLEQLLLSNPDTRNAVPLALGLVIVVALLRQPALGRAARERVGWQRIVMTPLPVEYRRLWAVRWFPRVMGTTLVGGAVGLAYVVSNSTASAMTNVVGFALVGLSVGLLTGVSGQLSLGQFAYAGIGAAVSVHAVENTGSFVLGLAAGIAAAAAASALVGIPAMRLQGLALAVSTLALALATTSWLLRLDSFLGFGVQPAKPTVFGYALTMGVDYYLFALLMLVVATWLVGNVRHSGFGRTLQAIRDNEDAARAFTVGARMRKMQVFAVSGAVAGLGGAVIGHGQTQLTVNSFPASASIDVVAIAVVGGLVLTGGPILGAIILIGIPSMFTLGLAGSAALSIGWLLVVVLLPDGLGGLIARARDWWADGVARRAGIDVRHARHGSDDKPVSPLSSTLRLEGLRHEGRHEPEPDGLPVLSVDGVSRRFGGVVAVDGVSLDAVQGEIVGIIGPNGAGKTTLFEIIAGFTAPDGGQVGYAGRDVTGRTPEQRARLGLVRSFQDAALFGTLTVQETLMLAQERLEPSRLWTAMMGAREAEQRKEEKAAELLERMALTPFARRQISELSTGTRRVVELASLLALEPRVLLLDEPSAGIAQSESESLGELLHGIRRELGTTMIVIEHDLPLLSHLCDRMVAMNLGRVVAVGTPDEVREHPEVVRSYLGTDESAIARSAVRAGGLPSVAQTPLDPLPAAPQYHP
- a CDS encoding neocarzinostatin apoprotein domain-containing protein, with translation MRSTTTLAKVLATTIALFVVALVGAPPGFAAGPSLEVSAKDGLSDGQEVTLSGKGFAPGMGQIAAGQCIEGYTGPSHCNLQGGATFRNADGAGSIGTFTIVVKEKFGSYDCTKVQCVIAAAPLPTAEDAATVAANQVVIPITFGSGSAEPVAEDGEDTGGEDESADGNDVAAGGDDSLPKTGAGEAVAFSVLGAVVLLLAGAGLGLGARRLGGVA
- a CDS encoding NAD-dependent epimerase/dehydratase family protein, which translates into the protein MKVLVIGAGFVGSAAARQLVDLGHDVTVTATSAEKVETLRESFPRAVVLRGSEEETVREAVAGQDVVVVTAGPSAQGSMTPEGRAKTYRDVLVRTAENVVAAAGPQTRLVALSSLSVYGDAANHLEVIDESAPVTTSADPSPSNFLAMEQVYASTGDRATIFRCGDIFGPGDPPIAEKVAMAHQYLGGSVPFSGDALLYRLHVDDAAEAVVHAVHHDISGIFNLTHAQVPPTNAKLFDRLSAEQGLPALQYRDEIASPSAPISVEKLRTSGFEAVRSFDPALAQPA
- a CDS encoding antibiotic biosynthesis monooxygenase family protein, with translation MIVVVSQARTKPGEEHASAYVALSGEFGRFFTGQPGFRGRRLVRGVEDPQHFTHLRWFDSVEHYEACTRAEGYVEHTELMYEHLEPYDSYPREYLEVVLDEADPQVRA
- a CDS encoding alpha/beta fold hydrolase, with product MTAFVLVHGAFRGGWAWRQVRPHLVAAGHDVHAPSLIGAGEHHERVREVTGLKTWSDQVSRLILLEDLREVVLVGHSQGGLVTSSVAARIPDRIACVVHLDAAVPAAGERAVDLGPTPSRLPERGTAVRATPVPKDSGEYDEETARWVDARLSASPVGPALDAVPAVPAEVREVFAFCARTPAGYPSTHTRARLEAQGRPFTVLDAGHDAPLSAPSLVAALLLAQVPTQPDPHATSRPRPTMKGLR
- a CDS encoding MaoC family dehydratase, which encodes MTISEHGPAAASLKPGWQGRFFEDFEVGDIYQHPLGRTLTEHDNISFSLLTMNTNQMHFNSEYARRSEFEKPLVVSTLTVAIAVGQSVTDLTQNAFANLGWDDIRMTHPVFAGDTLFSESVVLEKRESAKRPHAGIVTVKTRTLNQHGDEVCSFKRMFYVYKQGAEQLEGIFPEGKRSLLAGTDLAED